In a genomic window of Methanogenium sp. S4BF:
- a CDS encoding CARDB domain-containing protein yields the protein MNWRNIVKILFVGLLVTCFVQTSCAIEQNELTGNDYWFPLIKNVGGATDNYRCSIYFYALEPETTAYLDLNYNDALDAGEPIVVTGSNGRFSEPGGSQLISDKPIQAFFYYSNDNSGCYDDQRLNYPAALPGTEFIVPHTGVVNVVATEDNVVLTIGNLQTVSLEKGQIFAQNVNSGDRIHSDKPVAVTLYNYNRPNLDNSWAVTLLPLSMFDTEFWIPQTISPLVYNSPAYAHQQVYITYADGTIEILNTQENMYQFISDQPAAAYFFFDIYSRDWWASVYRHYACANEIFPYSLLNTEYIRAGAVYVTRDNTLLQIDYENDGIIDEEKTLNAGDVFNPFRRIGTAHYADLDTVDIGHISANNPVQVGYFAAQYWSDKSEAVWAYTVNPCVPIGNRIHDENLPDLKVNNISLNIDDPGNGDDVTFSCILSNTGEANAAAFGCKLYVDDVEIDLASIDQLAAGTSWEGSFDLPWIATAGTHTVRVKADWQNVIAESNEGNNILTKTIEVAETQQIELLYPSEPMIDFGEIGVGDQSVDWVEIKNNGNEKIEMSCAISGEAAEEFSFVINNEPLLLDSGEQGTILVMIDPTSSGTKNAILRITGTELNSIDVDLTGQAYPQYHPKFDGYYFPNYGDEVCWEFFKETYDIQSFDLLNLINPISSKIFNEYNRALLIYGWYSYNSNQNPGSCYGMATSSQIMFQSAWENNLLEERTKYLGTGISVRDDPIPENWNVFINYPDFLQNIEDWIEYYQIIQLDNSCIWNERYGFENAYNEIKSRLDDPSSWIENPIVLSIVWEEIESGKLVTKCHAVAPFKVNGDTIEIYDPNSQQTPVDITFDADHKTARYRGFDLIRMSITDLSAVKKKPVLPTSFEAIIAGGKLLASDSDGNYLGYVDNEFRDEIPDTKAIFLKGDSNSDIPVFYAIPEIPVNREIFGTGDGMGKVIITKPHSIVVIESMMTTNTHDLLNLPPDGSSIEWVSEGGTSSVKIELTNELTEKVRVVTVQSDDIEPNEGLSVDFTENNESIEICNIGSGKTLNIKIENVDTDYSSNELSNPLALESNSRMVITPESWDDLANTYIKVEYDIGNDDTIDKTEIMTGLVASVDINPDVINLGSNGNFVTAFIELPQEFDPSAIVEDSVCVATVNGQSIDLLSIEPRNVGDYDEDDIPDLMVKFDRQIIADSLSEGEHEITLLGQLNDGTYFSGMDSVTVKSSPKQNANKKNGP from the coding sequence ATGAATTGGCGAAATATAGTCAAAATTTTATTTGTTGGATTGTTAGTTACCTGCTTTGTACAAACTTCTTGTGCAATTGAACAAAATGAGTTAACGGGAAATGATTATTGGTTCCCTCTGATTAAAAACGTCGGAGGAGCTACCGATAATTATCGTTGTAGCATCTATTTTTATGCACTAGAACCTGAAACAACGGCCTATTTAGATTTAAACTACAATGATGCCCTGGACGCAGGCGAACCGATTGTCGTTACGGGAAGTAATGGACGTTTTTCAGAACCTGGGGGTTCTCAATTAATCAGCGACAAACCTATTCAAGCGTTTTTTTATTATTCTAATGATAATTCCGGATGTTATGACGATCAAAGACTTAATTATCCAGCGGCTCTTCCCGGCACTGAGTTTATTGTTCCGCATACGGGTGTCGTGAATGTTGTTGCTACCGAAGACAATGTCGTCCTTACAATTGGTAATTTACAGACAGTTAGCTTAGAAAAAGGACAAATTTTCGCCCAGAATGTAAATTCAGGAGATCGAATACACAGCGATAAACCTGTTGCGGTGACGCTGTATAATTATAACAGACCTAATCTGGATAACAGCTGGGCCGTGACATTACTTCCACTCTCTATGTTTGACACAGAATTTTGGATTCCACAAACAATTTCACCACTGGTGTACAATTCTCCGGCTTATGCCCACCAACAAGTCTACATAACATACGCTGACGGGACTATTGAAATCCTGAATACACAGGAGAATATGTACCAATTTATCTCAGATCAACCTGCCGCTGCCTATTTCTTCTTCGACATTTATTCACGTGACTGGTGGGCATCAGTATACAGACATTATGCTTGTGCGAATGAGATATTCCCTTATTCATTACTAAATACGGAGTATATTCGAGCAGGAGCCGTCTACGTTACTCGAGATAATACGCTTCTCCAGATCGATTATGAAAATGATGGAATAATTGATGAAGAAAAAACACTCAATGCCGGAGATGTTTTCAATCCCTTCAGAAGAATAGGCACTGCACATTATGCGGATCTTGATACTGTTGATATCGGGCATATCAGTGCTAACAATCCTGTTCAGGTTGGGTATTTTGCGGCTCAGTATTGGTCCGACAAGAGTGAGGCTGTGTGGGCATATACTGTCAATCCATGTGTACCAATTGGAAATAGGATACATGACGAGAATCTCCCTGATTTAAAGGTGAATAATATCTCTTTAAATATTGACGATCCAGGAAATGGAGATGATGTAACCTTCTCATGTATACTCTCCAATACGGGAGAGGCAAATGCAGCGGCATTCGGATGCAAATTGTATGTGGACGATGTTGAAATCGACCTCGCATCGATAGACCAACTTGCGGCAGGGACATCATGGGAGGGTTCATTCGATCTTCCATGGATAGCGACGGCCGGAACACATACGGTCAGGGTGAAAGCTGACTGGCAGAATGTAATTGCGGAAAGCAATGAAGGGAATAACATCCTGACAAAAACTATTGAAGTTGCTGAAACTCAGCAAATCGAGCTACTTTATCCATCAGAACCAATGATCGATTTTGGTGAAATTGGTGTGGGAGATCAGTCGGTCGATTGGGTGGAGATAAAAAATAATGGAAATGAAAAGATAGAGATGTCGTGTGCAATTAGTGGAGAAGCAGCTGAGGAATTCTCTTTCGTTATAAATAACGAACCTTTGTTGCTTGATAGCGGGGAACAAGGTACAATCCTGGTAATGATTGACCCAACTTCAAGTGGCACAAAAAATGCGATCCTTCGTATTACCGGTACAGAATTAAATTCGATTGATGTCGATTTAACAGGGCAAGCTTATCCACAATATCATCCAAAATTTGATGGATATTATTTTCCGAACTATGGCGATGAAGTCTGTTGGGAATTTTTCAAAGAAACCTACGACATTCAATCCTTTGACTTATTAAACCTCATTAATCCAATATCCTCAAAGATATTTAACGAATATAATCGGGCATTATTAATATATGGGTGGTATTCATATAATTCTAATCAGAACCCCGGGTCCTGTTATGGCATGGCAACAAGTAGCCAAATAATGTTCCAATCAGCATGGGAAAACAATCTCCTCGAAGAACGTACAAAATATCTGGGAACTGGAATTTCTGTTAGAGATGATCCAATTCCTGAGAATTGGAATGTTTTCATAAATTATCCCGATTTTCTTCAAAATATCGAAGATTGGATCGAATACTACCAGATAATCCAACTGGATAATTCTTGTATATGGAATGAACGCTATGGATTTGAAAATGCATATAATGAGATTAAATCTCGCTTAGATGATCCTTCTTCCTGGATAGAAAATCCAATCGTGCTAAGTATTGTTTGGGAAGAAATTGAATCTGGTAAACTCGTAACAAAATGTCATGCTGTCGCTCCCTTTAAAGTAAATGGAGATACGATTGAAATTTATGATCCAAATTCTCAACAGACACCGGTTGATATCACCTTCGACGCCGATCACAAAACTGCACGATATCGTGGATTTGACTTAATTCGGATGTCGATTACTGATCTCTCTGCTGTAAAGAAAAAACCAGTCCTTCCAACCAGTTTTGAAGCAATTATTGCCGGAGGGAAACTTCTTGCTTCTGACAGCGACGGTAACTATCTAGGTTATGTTGATAACGAATTCAGGGATGAAATCCCAGATACGAAGGCAATTTTTCTAAAGGGCGATAGCAATTCTGACATACCCGTCTTTTATGCAATTCCTGAAATCCCAGTTAACCGAGAAATATTTGGGACTGGAGATGGCATGGGGAAAGTAATCATAACAAAACCGCACAGCATAGTGGTAATTGAATCCATGATGACTACCAATACCCATGATCTATTGAATTTGCCACCAGATGGTTCTTCGATTGAGTGGGTTTCAGAGGGAGGAACTTCTTCAGTTAAGATCGAACTAACAAACGAATTAACAGAAAAAGTTCGAGTTGTCACCGTGCAATCTGATGACATAGAGCCCAATGAAGGTTTGAGTGTTGATTTCACGGAAAATAATGAAAGTATTGAAATCTGCAACATTGGGTCTGGAAAAACACTGAATATTAAAATTGAGAATGTTGACACTGATTACAGTTCCAATGAATTATCCAATCCGCTTGCTCTTGAATCGAATTCTCGCATGGTAATTACACCCGAAAGCTGGGACGATCTCGCAAACACCTACATCAAGGTGGAATATGACATCGGAAACGATGACACCATCGACAAGACCGAGATCATGACGGGACTTGTGGCGTCTGTGGACATCAACCCTGATGTGATTAACCTTGGAAGTAACGGCAATTTTGTCACTGCATTCATCGAACTGCCCCAGGAATTTGATCCCAGTGCTATTGTCGAAGATTCCGTTTGTGTTGCTACAGTCAATGGACAATCCATTGATCTCCTTTCAATTGAACCACGCAATGTCGGAGATTACGACGAAGATGACATTCCGGATTTGATGGTAAAATTCGACAGACAGATTATTGCTGATTCCTTATCTGAAGGAGAACATGAAATCACCCTGCTTGGTCAACTCAATGACGGGACGTATTTTAGTGGTATGGATTCAGTTACTGTGAAATCATCACCAAAACAGAATGCCAATAAGAAGAACGGGCCGTGA
- a CDS encoding DNA adenine methylase gives MSETNPRPFLKWAGGKTQLLEEFAKRIPKELKNGEISTFVEPFIGGGAVFFHFNHKFSFEECHIYDINEELILAYNVVKRDVDDLIECLCCLTETFLSKDEEGRKEYYYSVRDEFNRTKQNINFENYSKAWIPRACQFIFLNKTCFNGLFRVNSRGEFNVPFGRHKNPKIVHLDVLRADSQILQNTKIHLGDFEKSSRYINKNSFVYFDPPYRPLSNTASFTGYSKDGFSDAEQKRLAKFFTKCDVKQAKLMLSNSDPQNICPEDDFFDVLYAKYKIERVSARRMINSDASKRGEINEIIVMNY, from the coding sequence ATGTCTGAAACTAATCCAAGACCTTTCCTAAAGTGGGCAGGCGGAAAAACTCAATTGCTTGAAGAATTCGCAAAACGGATACCAAAAGAACTAAAAAATGGTGAAATATCTACATTTGTGGAACCCTTCATTGGCGGAGGTGCCGTCTTCTTTCATTTCAATCATAAATTCTCATTTGAAGAATGTCATATTTATGATATAAATGAAGAGTTGATTCTTGCTTATAATGTCGTCAAAAGAGATGTTGATGATCTCATTGAATGCCTCTGCTGTCTCACTGAAACATTCCTATCTAAGGATGAAGAAGGGCGGAAAGAGTATTATTATTCAGTCCGCGATGAATTTAATCGGACAAAACAGAATATCAATTTTGAAAATTATAGTAAAGCATGGATACCAAGAGCATGCCAATTTATTTTCCTGAATAAGACCTGTTTTAATGGCTTATTCAGAGTAAATTCTCGTGGAGAATTCAATGTCCCCTTTGGACGACATAAAAACCCAAAAATTGTTCATTTAGATGTTTTGAGAGCAGATTCACAAATTTTGCAAAATACCAAAATACATCTTGGTGATTTTGAGAAGTCATCCCGTTATATCAACAAGAATTCATTCGTATATTTTGATCCCCCGTATCGACCCCTGAGCAACACTGCATCATTTACAGGGTATTCCAAGGATGGGTTTAGTGATGCTGAGCAAAAACGTCTCGCAAAGTTCTTTACGAAGTGCGATGTGAAGCAGGCGAAGTTGATGCTAAGTAATTCAGATCCTCAAAATATTTGTCCTGAAGACGATTTTTTTGACGTCTTATATGCGAAATATAAAATCGAACGTGTCTCTGCAAGGAGAATGATTAATTCTGATGCCAGTAAGCGGGGAGAAATCAATGAGATTATCGTCATGAACTACTAA
- a CDS encoding nucleotidyltransferase domain-containing protein, whose product MKPTEEDIRHALNRLRTLAGFENVRFIILFGSVAEGRATDTSDIDLCIYYAGTPDEGQQFRFAALTLLCDDRYDIRIFDNLPLYVQKEVLRGRVLYCPDERYLYDTAHETIREYDDFKHRLDDYLGVRAIG is encoded by the coding sequence ATGAAACCAACAGAGGAGGATATCCGGCATGCACTCAATCGGCTCAGGACACTTGCGGGATTTGAAAACGTACGGTTTATCATCCTCTTTGGCTCGGTCGCAGAAGGACGGGCGACAGATACCTCTGATATTGACCTCTGTATCTATTACGCCGGGACGCCTGATGAGGGACAGCAGTTCCGGTTTGCGGCCCTGACCCTGTTGTGTGACGACCGGTATGACATCCGGATATTCGATAACCTGCCGCTCTATGTCCAAAAAGAGGTTCTGCGGGGCCGGGTGCTCTACTGCCCGGATGAGCGGTATCTCTATGATACTGCACACGAGACAATCCGGGAGTATGACGACTTCAAACACCGCCTGGATGACTATCTCGGGGTACGGGCGATCGGATGA
- a CDS encoding NYN domain-containing protein produces MVRLSWAHQIGHAIIVTGDSDFVPAVEAAKDAGVITSLYYSRKSIHDELLQAVDERYEMNDEFIQSVRR; encoded by the coding sequence TTGGTAAGACTGAGCTGGGCACATCAGATCGGACATGCCATTATTGTCACCGGGGACAGCGATTTTGTTCCTGCGGTCGAAGCAGCAAAGGATGCAGGAGTCATTACTTCACTCTATTATTCAAGGAAATCCATTCATGACGAACTATTACAGGCTGTCGATGAACGATATGAAATGAATGACGAGTTCATCCAGTCGGTGAGGAGGTAA
- a CDS encoding transporter substrate-binding domain-containing protein, whose translation MTGRIRSERSRAPAAMNGGGTPVSNPDCCPGTGLRDRIPVLIIILFLSACIAPASASHVADHVIIVGADEYFPPYEYVDHSGRPGGFNIDIMNAVAEEMSLNISIRPGPWQDVRSDLESGNIDLVSGMFYSEGRDAVVNFSRPYITVSHAVFVGDGSDISNSDDLKGKEIAVEEGDIMHDYALGLDPSNTIIPVKNQYDALMLVSSGACDAALISKLHGEYLINSFGITGVHPTGHPLEIRDYCIAASANGSVLLPTIDEGLAIIKKNGRYDQIYNKWFGVYEEREFFATLMKIVVFVLLPAIILLAGALLWSVSLRKRLTKTSAKLEDELAEQKKVKARLQESKDKYQALFNSLNEAVFLCDYDAKESAGTIVEVNDAASRSLGYTHDELMGRNTGDICRMSPPDREMIMEKLANGIGQVSFYTEHMRKDGSVFPVQVKMRFLNHEGKVYILQVARDITKERESRRIETDALKKIEENLTQLATLNDEIRNPLMVITGVTDMDFENSREIIYDQVTIIDGIITRLDQGWIESSKIREFLRKHLDFYGDEEGDSDNDSDKDSDNGSDVDSGTVSGIVSDKV comes from the coding sequence ATGACGGGGAGAATCAGATCTGAACGGAGCCGGGCCCCCGCCGCCATGAACGGAGGAGGTACCCCTGTGTCCAATCCGGACTGCTGTCCGGGAACCGGCCTCAGGGACCGGATACCGGTCCTGATAATTATTCTCTTCCTCAGTGCCTGCATCGCACCGGCATCTGCCTCACACGTTGCTGATCATGTGATCATCGTCGGTGCCGACGAATATTTCCCCCCCTATGAGTACGTTGATCATAGCGGCCGGCCGGGCGGGTTTAATATCGATATCATGAATGCCGTGGCTGAGGAGATGTCCCTGAATATCAGTATCCGGCCGGGGCCGTGGCAGGACGTGAGAAGCGATCTCGAAAGCGGTAATATTGATCTCGTAAGCGGTATGTTCTACTCTGAGGGCCGTGACGCTGTTGTTAATTTTTCCCGGCCATACATCACGGTTTCGCATGCCGTTTTTGTTGGGGATGGCTCGGATATCAGTAATTCTGATGATCTGAAGGGAAAGGAGATTGCTGTTGAAGAGGGGGACATTATGCATGATTATGCCCTCGGCCTCGACCCTTCAAACACTATCATTCCGGTGAAAAATCAGTATGATGCGCTGATGCTCGTTTCTTCCGGGGCCTGTGATGCGGCCCTCATCTCGAAGCTCCACGGGGAATATCTCATCAATTCGTTTGGGATTACCGGTGTACACCCGACCGGCCACCCGCTGGAAATACGGGACTACTGCATTGCCGCATCGGCAAATGGAAGTGTTCTTCTTCCCACTATCGATGAAGGCCTTGCGATTATCAAGAAAAACGGAAGGTACGATCAGATATACAACAAATGGTTTGGGGTATATGAGGAACGGGAATTCTTTGCCACCCTGATGAAGATTGTTGTTTTCGTCCTTCTGCCTGCTATTATCCTTCTTGCAGGGGCGCTGTTATGGTCGGTTTCCCTGAGGAAGAGGCTGACGAAAACATCGGCAAAACTGGAGGATGAGCTCGCCGAGCAGAAGAAGGTGAAGGCACGTCTTCAGGAAAGCAAGGACAAGTACCAGGCATTGTTCAATTCACTGAATGAGGCGGTGTTCCTTTGTGATTATGATGCGAAAGAGTCAGCCGGCACGATCGTTGAGGTGAATGATGCGGCCAGCCGCAGTCTTGGCTACACCCATGATGAACTGATGGGAAGAAATACCGGGGATATCTGCCGGATGTCCCCCCCGGACCGTGAAATGATCATGGAAAAACTTGCCAATGGGATTGGGCAGGTTTCCTTTTATACGGAGCACATGAGAAAAGACGGTTCGGTATTTCCGGTTCAGGTCAAAATGCGTTTCCTGAACCATGAAGGTAAGGTGTATATCCTCCAGGTAGCACGTGATATCACAAAAGAGCGGGAATCACGCCGTATTGAGACGGATGCCCTGAAAAAGATCGAAGAGAACCTCACGCAGCTTGCAACCCTGAACGATGAAATAAGAAATCCCCTGATGGTCATCACCGGCGTGACGGACATGGATTTTGAAAATTCCAGGGAGATCATTTACGATCAGGTGACCATCATCGACGGGATCATCACGAGACTGGACCAGGGATGGATTGAATCCTCCAAAATCCGGGAATTCCTGCGCAAACATCTGGATTTCTATGGGGATGAGGAGGGGGATTCGGACAATGATTCAGACAAAGATTCAGATAATGGCTCAGATGTAGATTCCGGTACTGTTTCAGGTATTGTCTCAGATAAAGTATAA
- a CDS encoding PAS domain S-box protein gives MMTKRDAAEGHERSSAMEALTKAHTWQRESEDEFRRILSEIPMSLSIISPEGEVLLINKKTIEIFDGEDEDLSSFNVLDIWSDPEQRTEWLIELSARGIVSDYEIEVVTFSGEHKTLQLSGLMITFEGRPCILSVHQDVTAKKKAEADLRISREKYRSLVENMNEILFVVDTTGVITYLTPNISSIIGYSVSELIGRQYTEFVHPDDRAERLNELDHLLSGKERSSEYRILKKGGGCIWVQTTGRPVTEDGQVTGLQGVLTDISSLKAMETKLREANAGLSHHSKKLSVLNNIITTANEAENPASLFRNVLDSILSLLDFEGGGIYIVDPDTRSASIVHSVNIPEPLFEIIKTVSVDEPPFCSLFLEGKPIISNNLEVFSPEVADITGFSSLISVPLVAKGRIVGALNAVSARRYDISEDEKEILLSAGAELGSTFERFAAEEKVKRNAKNLEVLFNSLGEMVFILDREGRIVTVNETVIRRLGYDKDELVGTAFILLHPGERRGEVPGNFGAMRAGAQDSFSVPVMAKDGSLIDVETKIARGWWHNREVFIGVARDITGRKEAEEALRRSEEEYRAIYDNSPIAIELYDRDGSLTHANSACLELFGVDDREVLSGFSLFEDPNISDERKKQLAEGKTLRYEVNFDFEKVRELNLYSTSRRGSIWLNVLITPLKTSENVISGYLVQIQDITDRELMAEELRRSEEKYRDLADNAPIGILTCDRAGRITYVNRKVPEMLGFPETGNTGGINLLQTRHLINAGFADVMNDVIGNGAEYPELELQNPLPDGKMVSLRIHISPIWRGDAPDGARLIIDDITRRKEAESLLERTKFAFDHSPDEIYFTNRDGLIVYANAHARSSFGIASDSPIQTTIFDINPGINPEEWEILWERLEGEEYFRFESVHRHPDGTTYPVDLIKYRISFEGGDYSCTIARDITVMKQTEVRLRKSEGRLRTLIQTIPDLIWLKDENGVFLACNSKFEELLGAKEDDIVGKTDYDFVNRELADFFRDNDRKAAKAGKPSVNEEWITFAVDGRRVLLETIKTPLYNPEGRVAGVLGIGRDITERKKAEEAVREVNRKINLLSSITRHDILNQITGAAGYLEMIELENEIPPGTKTEEYLRKITGAVETIERQITFTGYYKDLGEQAPDWFNVGSVIGNVERTPSFGTIRVHNAIEDIEVFADPLFEKVIYNLIDNAVKHGETITGISFYTKEKPGELIIICEDDGVGIPADAKEKIFRREYFKNSGLGLFLSREILSITGMTITETGTPGAGARFEIHVPEGMFRAASSKGEAGE, from the coding sequence ATGATGACAAAGAGGGATGCAGCAGAAGGACATGAACGCTCCTCAGCGATGGAAGCGCTGACGAAAGCTCATACCTGGCAGAGAGAGAGCGAAGACGAGTTCCGTCGCATCCTGAGTGAGATCCCCATGTCGCTGAGCATCATATCCCCCGAAGGCGAGGTTCTCCTCATAAACAAAAAAACCATTGAGATCTTTGACGGGGAAGATGAAGATCTCAGCAGCTTCAATGTCCTGGACATCTGGAGTGACCCTGAGCAGAGAACTGAATGGTTAATTGAGCTCAGTGCCCGTGGAATTGTTTCAGATTATGAAATAGAGGTAGTTACTTTCTCCGGGGAGCATAAAACCCTGCAATTATCCGGCCTGATGATCACATTCGAGGGGCGGCCATGCATTCTCTCGGTTCACCAGGATGTCACCGCGAAGAAGAAAGCTGAGGCCGACCTCAGGATCAGCCGGGAGAAATACCGTTCCCTTGTCGAGAATATGAATGAGATCCTCTTTGTTGTTGACACAACGGGAGTGATTACCTATCTCACCCCGAACATCAGTTCGATAATCGGGTATTCGGTATCTGAGCTTATCGGGAGGCAGTATACTGAATTTGTGCACCCCGATGACCGGGCAGAACGACTCAATGAGCTGGATCATCTGCTCTCAGGCAAAGAAAGGTCCTCGGAGTACCGTATTCTCAAAAAAGGCGGGGGCTGCATCTGGGTTCAGACCACCGGCCGTCCGGTGACTGAAGACGGGCAGGTGACAGGATTACAGGGAGTTCTTACCGACATCAGCAGCCTCAAGGCGATGGAGACAAAGCTCAGGGAGGCAAATGCCGGACTCTCCCACCATTCAAAGAAACTCTCTGTTCTCAATAATATCATCACAACGGCAAACGAGGCTGAAAATCCCGCCTCCCTCTTCAGGAATGTTCTTGATTCCATTCTCTCGCTCCTCGACTTTGAGGGCGGGGGAATTTATATCGTCGATCCGGATACCCGGAGCGCATCAATTGTCCATTCCGTCAATATCCCTGAGCCGCTGTTTGAGATCATCAAAACGGTGTCTGTGGATGAACCGCCCTTCTGTTCGCTCTTCCTCGAAGGAAAACCTATAATTTCCAACAATCTCGAAGTGTTCTCCCCTGAGGTTGCGGATATCACCGGCTTCTCCTCACTCATCAGTGTCCCTCTGGTTGCAAAGGGGAGAATCGTAGGGGCCCTGAATGCCGTAAGCGCCAGGCGGTATGACATATCCGAAGACGAAAAAGAGATTCTTTTGTCGGCCGGTGCAGAGCTGGGGAGCACATTCGAGAGATTTGCTGCCGAGGAGAAGGTGAAGAGAAATGCAAAGAATCTGGAGGTGCTCTTCAACTCACTCGGCGAGATGGTCTTCATCCTTGACCGGGAGGGGCGCATCGTAACGGTGAACGAGACGGTCATACGGCGGCTCGGCTATGATAAGGACGAACTGGTCGGAACGGCGTTCATTCTTCTGCACCCCGGGGAGAGACGGGGAGAGGTGCCCGGTAATTTCGGGGCGATGCGTGCAGGAGCACAGGACTCCTTTTCCGTTCCGGTAATGGCAAAGGATGGGAGCCTGATCGATGTCGAGACGAAGATCGCCCGCGGATGGTGGCACAACCGTGAAGTGTTCATCGGCGTCGCAAGAGATATTACCGGGAGAAAAGAGGCGGAAGAAGCGCTCCGGAGAAGTGAGGAGGAGTACCGGGCGATATATGACAACTCCCCGATTGCAATCGAACTCTATGACCGGGACGGCTCCCTGACACACGCAAATTCGGCCTGCCTTGAGCTGTTTGGCGTGGATGACCGGGAGGTGCTTTCCGGCTTCTCGCTCTTTGAAGATCCCAATATCAGTGATGAGAGAAAAAAACAGCTTGCCGAAGGAAAGACTCTCAGGTATGAAGTTAATTTTGATTTTGAGAAGGTCCGGGAACTGAACCTGTACTCCACATCCCGCCGTGGCTCCATCTGGCTGAATGTACTCATCACCCCGCTGAAAACCTCTGAAAATGTGATTTCCGGATACCTCGTGCAGATTCAGGATATCACCGACCGTGAACTGATGGCAGAAGAGCTCAGGAGATCGGAAGAGAAGTACCGTGATCTTGCAGACAATGCTCCCATCGGCATCCTGACCTGTGACCGGGCAGGACGAATCACCTATGTAAACAGAAAAGTGCCTGAGATGCTTGGCTTTCCGGAGACCGGGAATACAGGGGGGATCAATCTGCTGCAGACCAGGCATCTCATCAATGCCGGGTTTGCCGATGTCATGAATGATGTAATCGGGAACGGAGCGGAGTACCCCGAACTTGAACTGCAAAATCCCCTGCCTGATGGGAAGATGGTCTCTCTCAGGATTCATATTTCGCCGATATGGAGGGGCGATGCCCCGGACGGTGCACGGCTTATCATCGATGATATCACACGGAGGAAAGAGGCCGAATCTCTGCTGGAGAGGACAAAGTTCGCATTCGATCACTCTCCGGATGAGATTTATTTTACCAACCGGGACGGTCTGATTGTATATGCCAATGCGCATGCACGCTCGTCCTTCGGCATCGCATCCGATTCCCCGATACAAACAACAATCTTTGATATCAATCCGGGGATAAATCCGGAAGAATGGGAAATTCTTTGGGAGAGGCTTGAGGGGGAGGAGTATTTCCGTTTCGAATCCGTGCACCGGCACCCCGACGGGACCACATATCCGGTCGATCTCATCAAGTACCGCATCTCCTTTGAAGGCGGGGACTACTCCTGCACTATCGCCCGCGATATCACCGTGATGAAGCAGACTGAAGTGAGGCTCCGGAAGAGCGAAGGACGCCTGCGGACTCTCATCCAGACCATTCCCGACCTTATCTGGCTCAAGGATGAGAATGGTGTGTTTCTTGCATGCAATTCAAAATTCGAGGAATTGCTCGGTGCGAAAGAGGATGATATTGTCGGAAAAACCGATTATGATTTTGTTAACCGGGAGCTTGCCGACTTCTTCCGGGATAATGACCGGAAGGCTGCGAAAGCAGGAAAACCCAGCGTAAACGAGGAATGGATAACGTTCGCTGTCGATGGGAGGCGTGTCCTCCTTGAGACCATCAAGACGCCATTGTACAATCCGGAAGGGCGTGTGGCCGGTGTGCTGGGAATCGGCAGGGACATTACCGAACGCAAGAAGGCCGAAGAGGCAGTGCGGGAGGTCAACCGGAAGATAAATCTGCTGTCGAGCATCACCCGCCATGATATCCTCAACCAGATCACGGGTGCAGCAGGATATCTTGAGATGATTGAGCTTGAAAATGAGATCCCGCCCGGCACTAAGACGGAGGAGTATCTCAGGAAGATCACGGGAGCCGTCGAGACGATTGAGCGGCAGATCACGTTCACCGGGTATTATAAGGACCTCGGTGAACAGGCGCCCGACTGGTTCAATGTGGGCAGTGTGATCGGGAATGTGGAACGGACACCGTCATTCGGAACGATCCGGGTTCACAATGCGATAGAGGATATCGAGGTTTTTGCCGACCCGCTCTTTGAGAAGGTGATCTATAATCTCATCGATAATGCGGTCAAACACGGGGAAACCATCACCGGGATCTCGTTTTATACCAAAGAGAAGCCTGGAGAGCTCATCATTATCTGCGAGGACGACGGAGTAGGAATTCCTGCGGATGCGAAGGAGAAGATATTCCGGAGAGAGTATTTTAAGAACTCCGGGCTCGGGCTCTTTCTCTCGCGTGAGATCCTTTCCATCACCGGCATGACCATAACGGAGACCGGGACACCGGGTGCCGGGGCACGGTTCGAGATCCACGTGCCGGAAGGCATGTTCCGGGCCGCATCATCAAAAGGGGAGGCAGGTGAATGA